A window from Dysidea avara chromosome 2, odDysAvar1.4, whole genome shotgun sequence encodes these proteins:
- the LOC136246845 gene encoding sushi, von Willebrand factor type A, EGF and pentraxin domain-containing protein 1-like → MKGALIIIFLTILAVTLAQQPFWVATLTAKCQSSGEKSCCLGAIISDDCLITAASCFSHCAQNDSLSIKATALQYSTSGKSMRIKVVKDGIIIHPDYATSQAADLALVKFETPKFILAKATISDNCRQIYKADDLSVINVINKKTITNSPIQKDENKKCKNLYKPNWQGSTQTCFNTSACAEKPGSFIEDDNTLYAMTTFGCMQGSNTIAALSICKYYEWINNQFTTPTGPTSQSTTPTSKPTIPTSKPTNPPTTPSTTPGCPPPLEIQNGVVQYDSTTDGSVARYQCNEGYTMRGNKKIKCVGIEWNRNPPKCASSQPTKPPTTPSTQQPTPIRLPQPVPMCNNPPTVSKALIDIPDTLEEGAVATYTCATRYGLVGDKQLTCKNGKWTGVVPSCQDCPPFKLRNGNFRIVETSVFLYATNLKCNKGYQLNGGGVNYCEHGKWKFPLQMCTIKQCPIPEDIPIGSVRHNNPPVHGSLAVYSCPTGYAVSGFQKRLCSDGKWEGFPPKCVSNKKRCPQYESLQCGTTSNSGGTKAGATVTYTPLPNFMLIGPSVITCQPNGTWSSPMPKCRRMCPMDFNLENGDHELIMDDMKIEYDMILTCDKGFIMKGLKQFTCTELGVWNRIPSQTKCDKVCTCLDVNNGDATCQEIGDFLFAYVTCKRGYKLQGSSPAICEKGAYFSTPKCVRK, encoded by the exons ATGAAGGGTGCATTAATCATCATCTTTCTGACTATTCTTGCAGTCACACTAGCCCAGCAGCCATTCTGGGTGGCCACACTTACAGCAAAGTGTCAATCAAGTGGTGAAAAGTCCTGTTGTCTTGGAGCCATCATTTCTGATGACTGTTTGATTACTGCTGCCAGCTGTTTTTCTCACTGTGCACAGAATGATTCCTTGTCAATTAAAGCTACAGCCCTGCAATACTCTACATCTGGTAAATCAATGAGGATCAAAGTGGTAAAAGATGGTATTATAATTCATCCCGATTATGCTACTTCTCAAGCTGCTGATCTTGCCCTGGTAAAGTTTGAGACCCCCAAGTTTATACTGGCTAAAGCGACCATTAGTGATAACTGCAGACAAATATACAAAGCCGATGACCTTTCTGTTATTAACGTCATCAACAAAAAGACTATCACCAATTCACCCATCCAGAAAGATGAAAATAAGAAATGTAAAAATTTATATAAGCCCAATTGGCAGGGATCAACCCAGACCTGCTTTAATACTTCTGCATGTGCCGAGAAACCAGGCAGCTTCATTGAAGATGACAACACACTATATGCCATGACAACATTCGGATGTATGCAAGGGTCCAATACAATAGCAGCACTGTCAATCTGTAAATATTATGAATGGATCAACAATCAGTTTACTACTCCAACAG GACCAACCAGTCAGTCAACCACCCCTACCAGTAAACCAACCATCCCTACCAGTAAACCAACCAATCCACCAACTACTCCCAGCACCACTCCTG GATGCCCTCCACCTCTTGAAATACAAAATGGAGTAGTGCAATATGATTCTACTACCGATGGATCAGTGGCTCGTTACCAATGTAATGAGGGCTATACAATGAGGGGTAATAAGAAGATAAAATGTGTTGGAATTGAGTGGAACAGAAATCCTCCAAAGTGTGCATCCAGTCAACCAACCAAACCACCAACCACTCCCAGCACTCAACAACCTACCCCTATTAGATTACCACAACCAG TACCAATGTGTAACAACCCTCCTACCGTATCCAAAGCATTAATTGATATTCCTGATACTCTTGAAGAAGGAGCTGTAGCAACATATACCTGTGCAACACGTTATGGTTTAGTTGGTGACAAGCAGCTTACTTGCAAGAATGGAAAATGGACAGGTGTTGTACCCAGTTGCCAAG ATTGTCCACCATTTAAACTTCGCAATGGCAACTTTCGTATAGTAGAAACTAGTGTATTTCTGTATGCCACAAATCTAAAGTGCAACAAAGGATATCAATTGAATGGAGGAGGAGTCAACTATTGTGAGCATGGAAAATGGAAGTTTCCACTTCAAATGTGTACTA TTAAGCAGTGTCCGATCCCTGAAGACATTCCTATTGGGTCTGTACGGCATAATAACCCACCAGTACATGGCTCCCTAGCAGTTTACAGTTGCCCTACTGGTTATGCAGTGTCAGGTTTCCAGAAACGGCTATGTAGTGATGGCAAATGGGAAGGATTTCCACCAAAGTGTGTATCAAACA AAAAACGCTGCCCACAATATGAATCTCTGCAATGTGGAACAACATCCAACTCTGGTGGTACTAAAGCCGgtgctacagttacatatacacCTCTCCCTAATTTTATGCTGATTGGACCTTCTGTAATAACATGTCAACCAAATGGAACCTGGTCATCACCTATGCCAAAATGTCGCA GAATGTGCCCTATGGATTTTAATCTGGAGAATGGAGATCATGAACTGATAATGGATGACATGAAAATTGAGTATGATATGATTTTGACCTGCGATAAAGGATTTATAATGAAAGGACTTAAACAGTTTACCTGTACAGAACTTGGTGTATGGAACAGAATCCCTAGTCAAACTAAATGTGACA AAGTATGCACATGTTTGGATGTTAACAATGGAGATGCAACTTGCCAAGAAATAGGTGATTTCTTATTTGCCTACGTCACATGCAAACGAGGCTATAAGCTTCAAGGTAGTAGCCCTGCGATATGCGAAAAGGGAGCATATTTTTCAACACCAAAGTGTGTCCGCAAGTAA